In one Candidatus Planktophila vernalis genomic region, the following are encoded:
- a CDS encoding DEAD/DEAH box helicase, whose product MTTPAEKFAAAKVRNQYKETTAFVQSFDFEFDPFQVAACHAVEEGSGVLVAAPTGAGKTVVGEFAAHLALKLGKKCFYTTPIKALSNQKYSEFVAMFGEDRVGLLTGDTSINGEADVLVMTTEVLRNMLYAGSNTLTNLGYVVMDEVHYLADKFRGAVWEEVLIHLMESVQVISLSATVSNAEEFGEWLGEVRGNTQVIVSEIRPIPLYQHVLIGNRLLDLFDKPGQINPEILQREREAVRKAAISRHRRGRFNEAQDRLSRADIIEKLANQNLLPAITFIFSRIGCDAAVKQCLHAGLRLTSTAEREEIRATALKYTQNIAEEDLVVLGFDEWLSALERGIAAHHAGLLPSFKSAVEELFQKGLIKAVFATETLALGINMPARTVVLEKLIKYNGESHVPITPGEYTQLTGRAGRRGIDIEGNAVIQWSPTVDSASAAGLASTRTYPLRSSFAPTYNMSINLIARFGRERARRSLESSFAQFQADRAVVGLSRQIAKNEAAIEELLSQAVCHLGDFLEYAGIRREIKEVETLLSKRDHKKTFDNRQRARLEGDLTDLRKGLRNHSCHSCAQREDHSRFAEKAGRLNRENDGLRTRVQSRTHVIAKTFDQICQVLTHLGYIEGEKPTSQGKILTKIYAESDLLLTEAIRRGILDELNAPELLSVVSTMIFESRNADNVAPKMPSPRVSSALADVISIWAELEELETEYGVKTQRQPDAGFCWVSYRWANGNSLQNVLKGTDMSVGDFVRSTKQLSDLLNQIAAASEKLRPVCKDAVKRIDRGVVAFLMGDL is encoded by the coding sequence ATGACAACTCCAGCAGAGAAATTCGCAGCCGCAAAAGTCCGCAATCAGTACAAAGAGACTACGGCTTTTGTCCAAAGTTTTGATTTTGAGTTTGATCCCTTTCAAGTTGCTGCTTGTCACGCGGTAGAGGAGGGCAGTGGTGTCTTAGTAGCTGCACCAACTGGTGCTGGAAAGACTGTGGTTGGAGAATTTGCAGCGCACTTAGCTCTCAAACTTGGGAAGAAGTGTTTCTACACCACACCGATTAAGGCGCTTTCTAATCAGAAATATTCAGAGTTTGTAGCAATGTTTGGTGAAGATCGAGTAGGTCTGCTAACTGGAGACACCAGCATTAATGGTGAAGCCGATGTGTTAGTGATGACGACCGAGGTTTTACGCAACATGCTCTATGCCGGTTCAAATACCCTTACCAACTTGGGTTATGTGGTCATGGATGAAGTGCACTACTTGGCAGATAAGTTTAGAGGCGCAGTCTGGGAAGAAGTACTGATCCATCTGATGGAGAGTGTGCAGGTTATTTCGCTTTCAGCAACGGTTTCTAACGCGGAAGAGTTTGGTGAGTGGCTCGGTGAAGTACGGGGCAATACACAAGTCATTGTGAGTGAAATCCGACCTATTCCGCTATATCAACATGTGCTAATCGGCAATCGATTGTTGGATCTTTTTGATAAACCAGGACAGATTAATCCTGAAATTCTCCAACGCGAGAGAGAAGCAGTGCGCAAAGCTGCCATTAGTAGACACCGACGAGGCCGCTTTAACGAGGCTCAAGATCGATTGTCTCGAGCCGACATCATCGAAAAACTAGCCAATCAAAACTTGCTTCCGGCAATCACTTTTATCTTCTCGAGAATTGGTTGCGACGCAGCGGTCAAGCAATGTCTGCACGCGGGTCTGCGTCTAACCTCAACTGCTGAGCGTGAAGAGATTCGTGCTACAGCTCTGAAGTACACCCAAAATATTGCCGAAGAAGATTTGGTGGTCTTGGGCTTTGACGAGTGGCTGAGCGCATTAGAACGTGGAATTGCCGCCCACCATGCTGGATTGTTACCGAGTTTTAAATCAGCAGTCGAGGAGCTATTTCAAAAAGGGTTGATCAAGGCTGTTTTCGCAACTGAAACACTTGCACTAGGCATCAACATGCCAGCCAGAACTGTTGTTCTAGAGAAGTTGATTAAATACAACGGTGAGTCACATGTGCCAATCACACCAGGGGAGTACACACAGTTAACTGGACGAGCTGGCCGACGCGGCATTGATATTGAAGGCAACGCAGTCATTCAATGGTCTCCAACTGTTGATTCGGCTTCAGCTGCTGGTCTGGCATCTACACGTACATATCCACTGCGTTCATCTTTTGCCCCCACCTACAACATGTCAATCAATCTCATTGCAAGATTCGGTCGCGAACGCGCACGTCGTTCCCTCGAGTCATCATTTGCACAGTTCCAAGCAGATCGCGCTGTTGTTGGTTTATCGCGACAGATTGCTAAGAATGAAGCGGCAATTGAAGAACTACTCTCACAAGCGGTCTGTCACCTGGGGGATTTTCTGGAGTATGCGGGCATTCGCCGTGAAATTAAGGAAGTTGAAACTCTTCTTTCAAAGCGTGATCACAAGAAAACTTTTGATAATAGACAACGCGCACGTCTTGAAGGAGATCTAACGGATCTACGTAAGGGCCTTAGAAATCACAGCTGCCATTCGTGCGCCCAGCGAGAAGATCATTCACGTTTTGCCGAAAAAGCGGGTCGCCTTAACCGTGAGAATGATGGTCTTCGCACTCGCGTGCAAAGTCGCACACACGTTATTGCAAAAACTTTTGATCAAATTTGCCAGGTTCTGACTCATCTTGGTTACATCGAAGGGGAAAAACCAACTTCGCAAGGCAAGATTCTTACCAAAATTTATGCAGAATCAGATCTTCTCTTGACCGAGGCAATCCGTCGAGGAATTCTCGATGAACTAAATGCCCCAGAGCTGCTATCAGTTGTGTCAACGATGATTTTTGAATCTCGCAACGCCGACAATGTTGCTCCTAAGATGCCAAGTCCGCGAGTTTCGAGCGCACTTGCCGATGTGATATCCATCTGGGCAGAGTTAGAAGAACTTGAAACCGAGTATGGAGTCAAGACACAGCGCCAACCAGATGCTGGTTTCTGCTGGGTTTCATACCGTTGGGCCAATGGAAATTCGTTACAAAACGTTCTCAAAGGCACGGATATGTCTGTGGGAGATTTTGTCCGAAGTACGAAGCAACTTTCTGATCTGCTCAATCAAATCGCTGCTGCAAGTGAAAAGCTTCGGCCAGTATGCAAAGATGCTGTTAAGCGCATCGACAGGGGAGTGGTTGCATTCCTTATGGGAGATCTATGA
- a CDS encoding helix-turn-helix transcriptional regulator, whose product MAKKFSAPLERTARLLDLVPYISSHQGISLKELAAVFKVDQAQMTSDLTTLWMCGLPGYTPLELMDLEFESGFVTIHNAQTLSKPRSISFDEGVALVLGLDLLRSSISPERSDLLERIDSLSKRLAILINLPTALSATSQVNQDVSAAISDALKSRMGLEITYHSLYRDELSTRTILPIEIVESDGDVYLSSYCYQALDFRQFRIDRIQSATVQAVPLEIPKTATEQSSYACTIKVLTPTRAIAERFKKSELSVNTEFDFQTYSLQWIERSIMASGGAVCLNSPPDVRKSIAVIAQTMLDRYKAR is encoded by the coding sequence ATGGCTAAGAAATTTTCAGCGCCCCTCGAGCGCACAGCGCGATTATTAGATCTCGTTCCTTACATAAGTTCTCATCAGGGCATCTCATTAAAGGAACTCGCAGCCGTATTCAAAGTCGATCAAGCTCAGATGACAAGTGATCTTACGACTTTGTGGATGTGTGGACTACCTGGATACACGCCTTTAGAACTAATGGACTTAGAGTTTGAATCTGGTTTTGTAACGATTCATAATGCACAGACTTTATCTAAGCCTCGTTCGATTTCCTTTGATGAAGGCGTGGCTCTAGTACTTGGTTTAGATCTGCTGCGTTCATCAATCTCACCAGAGAGAAGTGATCTCCTTGAGAGAATCGATTCGTTATCAAAGCGTTTGGCAATTCTCATTAATCTTCCAACGGCATTATCAGCAACTTCGCAAGTCAATCAAGATGTCTCTGCGGCGATTTCTGATGCGTTGAAATCAAGAATGGGACTTGAAATTACTTACCATTCGCTCTATCGCGATGAGCTCAGTACTCGAACTATTCTTCCAATAGAAATTGTTGAGAGTGACGGAGATGTTTATCTGAGTTCATATTGTTATCAAGCATTAGATTTTAGGCAGTTCCGAATCGATCGCATACAAAGTGCAACAGTCCAAGCCGTTCCTCTAGAAATTCCTAAAACAGCAACTGAGCAGTCGAGCTATGCCTGCACCATCAAGGTCCTGACTCCAACACGTGCGATAGCCGAGCGCTTCAAGAAAAGCGAGCTATCTGTTAACACCGAGTTTGATTTTCAAACTTACTCACTTCAGTGGATAGAGCGATCCATCATGGCCTCTGGAGGAGCCGTTTGCTTGAACTCACCCCCTGATGTTAGAAAATCAATAGCAGTGATAGCCCAAACGATGCTGGATCGTTACAAAGCACGCTGA
- a CDS encoding PAC2 family protein — MEIHHIPALRNPIMVMAFSGWNDAGEAATGAVEHLLSAWQNEPNDVVPELIADIESEEFYDFQVNRPHIFVDDSQIRNITWPTTEIFGVVLPHFDRDLVIVKGTEPSMRWKSFTRELLDLADDLEVSLIITMGSMLADVPHSRPIAVSGSSAHPDLATRLGVEVSSYEGPTGILGIISDGCMRRGIDAVSLWAAIPHYASSSPSPKATLSLVNSLEDFLEITIPPSDLSEAADEWEKDVTEMAKEDSDVAEYVKALEDSKDAAELPDVSGDSIAKEFERYLRRRTKD, encoded by the coding sequence ATGGAGATACATCACATCCCAGCTCTGCGTAATCCAATAATGGTGATGGCCTTTTCTGGATGGAATGATGCGGGTGAAGCAGCAACGGGCGCAGTCGAGCATCTACTTTCTGCTTGGCAAAATGAGCCAAATGATGTTGTCCCAGAACTTATAGCTGATATCGAATCGGAAGAGTTTTATGACTTTCAGGTAAATCGTCCTCACATCTTTGTTGATGACTCACAGATTAGAAATATCACCTGGCCCACAACAGAGATATTCGGTGTTGTGCTACCCCACTTTGACCGAGATCTAGTTATCGTAAAAGGTACAGAACCTTCGATGCGTTGGAAGAGTTTTACGCGCGAACTTTTAGATCTAGCTGATGATCTTGAGGTGTCTCTCATCATCACAATGGGTTCGATGTTGGCCGATGTTCCACACTCACGTCCCATCGCAGTGAGTGGAAGCAGCGCCCATCCTGATTTAGCAACACGTTTAGGAGTTGAAGTTTCAAGTTATGAAGGCCCAACTGGAATTTTAGGAATTATCAGTGATGGTTGTATGCGACGCGGTATTGATGCTGTCTCACTGTGGGCAGCTATTCCGCACTATGCCTCCAGTTCACCTTCACCAAAGGCAACCTTGTCACTGGTTAACTCTTTAGAAGATTTCCTGGAAATCACTATTCCGCCTTCTGATCTCTCTGAGGCCGCCGATGAGTGGGAGAAGGATGTAACAGAAATGGCCAAAGAAGATAGTGATGTGGCTGAGTATGTAAAGGCGTTAGAGGATTCAAAGGATGCTGCTGAACTACCTGATGTTTCTGGTGATTCAATTGCAAAAGAGTTTGAAAGATATTTGCGACGTAGAACTAAGGATTAA
- a CDS encoding helix-turn-helix transcriptional regulator — translation MSRKIERLINLTIALLATKRYLTKTEIFNSVEGYDGTTETKERMFERDKDDLRSLGIEIEVGSFDPLFNDEAGYKIKQEKYQFELGDISPTEVSLLSLAAEAWHEASFGDVAQKALLKLRSIGIPSDELSIPANVHKLNDGGQDLSLMTKAIAQSQCLSFAYLDSNLNINARSIVPIALATRKGFWYLSGVDQEIQEIRTFRVDRISGAIAVSKGPKDFEVPAGFDLSKTHLESPTREYALIDVRVGKAASLRALAVSSHSLGEWDQIKVPILNLESLCSIVLWHGPDAVVQEPIELRNLIMGHLEALVANHG, via the coding sequence GTGTCTCGGAAGATTGAGCGATTAATCAATCTAACAATCGCCCTGCTTGCCACAAAGAGATACCTGACCAAAACCGAGATTTTCAACTCAGTTGAAGGCTATGACGGCACAACTGAAACTAAAGAGAGAATGTTTGAGCGCGATAAGGATGACCTACGTTCGCTGGGAATTGAAATTGAAGTAGGTAGTTTTGATCCCTTGTTTAATGATGAAGCCGGTTACAAGATCAAACAAGAAAAGTATCAGTTTGAACTTGGTGACATCTCACCGACGGAAGTCTCACTTTTGTCTCTGGCCGCCGAAGCTTGGCATGAAGCATCATTTGGCGATGTCGCTCAAAAAGCACTTTTGAAACTGCGTTCTATTGGAATTCCAAGTGATGAACTCTCTATTCCGGCTAATGTTCACAAACTCAATGATGGTGGACAGGATTTGTCACTGATGACCAAGGCGATAGCGCAAAGTCAATGCTTATCTTTTGCTTATTTGGATTCGAATTTGAATATCAATGCGCGAAGCATCGTTCCAATAGCTCTAGCTACTCGCAAAGGCTTTTGGTACTTGTCCGGTGTGGATCAAGAGATTCAAGAGATACGAACCTTTCGAGTAGATCGAATAAGTGGCGCAATCGCGGTCAGCAAAGGACCAAAGGATTTTGAAGTTCCAGCTGGATTTGATTTAAGCAAAACTCATCTAGAATCACCGACACGAGAATATGCCCTCATTGATGTTCGTGTGGGTAAAGCCGCCTCTCTTCGCGCACTGGCCGTGTCCTCGCACTCCTTAGGTGAGTGGGACCAGATAAAGGTTCCAATTTTGAATCTGGAATCTCTTTGTTCAATAGTTTTGTGGCATGGACCTGATGCCGTCGTGCAGGAGCCAATAGAACTAAGAAATCTCATCATGGGGCATCTTGAGGCGTTGGTGGCAAATCATGGCTAA
- a CDS encoding diacylglycerol/lipid kinase family protein: MWALVINPVSGQGRGATVGTYVAGWLAQRNIPYTIVTGNSSVALDDHLASFVEKFPDTNGVIAVGGDGLLHNILQRLVPAQIPLAMIPAGTGNDFVRTLAWDLESFDAQLEAITTRPPASVDLGLVDGEWFAAILSTGFDSLVNEKANTMSWPKGPMKYNAAIAIELPRFRPRHYEITLDERTISTEAMLIAVSNGRSYGGGMLVCPEADVADGLFDVMVLHPVSKLEFIKVFPRVFKGTHITHPAVEIVRSKRVRITSDAVAYADGERIGQLPVNAECVPNALMTWLP, encoded by the coding sequence ATGTGGGCTTTAGTGATCAACCCTGTTTCAGGTCAGGGAAGAGGAGCCACCGTCGGAACATATGTTGCAGGATGGCTTGCTCAAAGAAATATCCCATACACAATCGTTACCGGCAACTCATCGGTGGCACTCGATGATCACCTTGCATCCTTTGTTGAAAAGTTCCCTGACACCAATGGAGTGATTGCAGTAGGGGGAGATGGACTCCTTCACAACATTTTGCAACGTCTAGTTCCAGCTCAAATTCCACTTGCAATGATTCCGGCGGGCACAGGAAATGACTTTGTTCGAACTTTGGCTTGGGATCTTGAATCCTTCGATGCCCAGTTAGAAGCGATTACTACGCGGCCTCCAGCATCAGTGGACTTGGGCTTAGTCGATGGAGAATGGTTCGCTGCAATCCTCTCGACAGGTTTTGATTCTTTGGTGAACGAAAAGGCAAACACCATGAGTTGGCCTAAAGGACCAATGAAGTACAACGCGGCAATTGCTATTGAACTTCCACGATTTAGACCACGCCACTATGAGATCACCCTTGATGAGAGAACAATCTCAACCGAGGCCATGCTGATCGCAGTCTCAAATGGTCGCTCCTATGGTGGCGGAATGTTGGTTTGCCCAGAGGCAGATGTTGCAGACGGACTATTTGATGTAATGGTTTTGCACCCTGTATCAAAGTTGGAGTTCATAAAGGTGTTCCCGCGAGTTTTCAAAGGAACACACATTACTCATCCAGCAGTTGAAATTGTTCGAAGTAAAAGGGTGAGAATCACATCTGATGCTGTGGCATATGCCGATGGCGAACGAATAGGTCAATTACCAGTAAATGCCGAGTGTGTCCCAAATGCGTTAATGACGTGGTTGCCATGA
- a CDS encoding tRNA (adenine-N1)-methyltransferase produces MSNQGFFAAGDRIQLTDPKGKLYSFTIVPGKEWHTHKGWITHDDLIGMPEGSVVSTTAGLKFTAFKPLLADYVLTMPRGATIVYPKDAAMIIGMADIYPGARVLEAGVGSGALTISLLRAAGEKGYVHSVERRADFADNARSNVDAYFEGAPANWKLDVGDLQDQSFDSEFDRVILDMLAPWECVDIAARALRPGGVFMSYVATTTQLSATAEAIKEDGRFTEPESSETLVRGWHHEGLAVRPQQRMIGHTGFLIQSRRMAPGVEVLARRRRPAKGGYGVSED; encoded by the coding sequence GTGTCGAATCAAGGTTTCTTTGCTGCGGGTGATCGCATTCAACTCACCGACCCCAAAGGAAAGCTCTATAGCTTCACCATAGTTCCCGGTAAGGAATGGCACACGCACAAAGGTTGGATTACCCATGACGACCTCATTGGGATGCCCGAGGGTTCAGTAGTAAGTACAACTGCTGGTTTAAAGTTCACGGCGTTTAAGCCGCTACTTGCTGATTACGTATTAACGATGCCTCGCGGTGCAACGATTGTTTATCCCAAAGATGCCGCGATGATTATTGGTATGGCCGACATTTATCCGGGTGCCCGAGTCCTTGAAGCTGGCGTTGGAAGCGGCGCTCTAACTATTTCACTATTGCGAGCAGCAGGTGAAAAGGGATACGTGCACTCCGTTGAACGCAGAGCTGATTTTGCAGACAATGCTCGTTCAAATGTGGATGCTTATTTTGAAGGTGCACCGGCAAACTGGAAGTTAGATGTTGGGGATCTGCAGGATCAAAGCTTTGATAGTGAATTCGATCGAGTCATCTTGGACATGCTGGCCCCGTGGGAGTGCGTTGATATTGCAGCAAGAGCGTTGCGCCCAGGCGGTGTATTCATGTCATATGTTGCGACAACAACTCAACTATCAGCAACTGCAGAAGCAATTAAGGAAGATGGTCGGTTCACTGAACCTGAAAGTAGTGAGACCTTAGTTCGTGGATGGCACCATGAAGGTTTAGCAGTTCGACCACAACAGAGAATGATTGGCCACACAGGATTCTTGATTCAAAGCCGCCGCATGGCACCTGGTGTTGAAGTCTTGGCGCGTCGACGACGTCCGGCGAAGGGTGGATACGGTGTCTCGGAAGATTGA
- a CDS encoding HAD family hydrolase — MKSFFDAVFFDMDGLLVDSEPEWLKSESEITAAYGYEWNSDDQVACLGGPLSRVGQYMHDKCNQAESPDFFTTKLVQVQAEKMRSHTPFMPGAFELVTELQSNGVKTGLVSASPRIIVDAVLDNVGTDLFPFSISSDDVERTKPYPDAYLKAALLTNSDISQCLVFEDSLTGVRAATSSGAWLIAVPHLVKVEESARVRVIKSLEQMSFETLRRLHTDFTEAI; from the coding sequence GTGAAAAGTTTTTTTGACGCGGTCTTCTTCGATATGGACGGCTTATTGGTTGATTCTGAACCTGAATGGCTCAAATCTGAGAGTGAGATAACGGCTGCATATGGCTATGAGTGGAACTCTGATGATCAGGTGGCTTGCTTAGGTGGTCCACTATCTAGGGTTGGGCAATACATGCATGACAAGTGCAATCAGGCAGAGAGTCCTGATTTCTTCACCACCAAGCTAGTCCAGGTACAGGCCGAGAAGATGCGCTCTCACACTCCCTTTATGCCAGGGGCTTTTGAATTAGTCACAGAACTCCAATCAAATGGAGTAAAGACTGGGTTGGTATCTGCCAGTCCAAGAATTATCGTTGACGCAGTTTTAGATAATGTTGGCACTGATCTCTTTCCGTTCTCTATTTCTAGTGATGATGTTGAGCGAACTAAGCCATATCCTGACGCGTATTTAAAAGCGGCGTTATTAACAAACAGTGACATCTCACAGTGCTTAGTTTTTGAAGATTCTTTAACCGGTGTGAGAGCTGCAACTAGCAGCGGAGCTTGGTTAATTGCCGTGCCTCATCTTGTAAAAGTTGAGGAATCTGCGCGAGTACGTGTGATTAAGTCTCTGGAACAGATGAGCTTTGAAACGTTACGCAGACTTCATACAGATTTCACCGAGGCAATTTAA
- a CDS encoding RecB family exonuclease produces the protein MLPYVSNQPLRLSPSRVSEFENCPQLYKYRVIDQLPQPPSLDAERGTLVHTILHDLFENAPSDRTPQSAIELLPSRWQAQMAAKPELMEMVTNEKEWFDRAESLLRTYFTLEDPQSFEATHRELHLENDFSDDIYLHGYVDRLDVAPTGEVRIVDYKTGKAPKPGWEEKALFQLRVYALLYFKTHNVLPRLLQLIYLGDGKVVKSTPTLTDLASTEKVLKRVASDIFASIDKDYWPPKPSRLCDWCYFKTICPAHTS, from the coding sequence ATGTTGCCGTACGTGAGTAACCAGCCGTTGCGCCTATCCCCTAGTCGGGTGAGCGAGTTTGAGAACTGTCCGCAACTCTATAAATACCGAGTTATTGATCAACTCCCACAACCGCCCTCACTAGATGCTGAGCGCGGAACTTTAGTACACACAATTTTGCACGATCTTTTTGAGAATGCACCCAGTGATAGAACACCACAGAGTGCAATCGAACTTCTTCCATCACGCTGGCAGGCCCAAATGGCTGCGAAGCCTGAACTTATGGAGATGGTTACCAATGAGAAGGAATGGTTTGATCGCGCCGAATCATTGCTTCGCACCTATTTCACTTTGGAAGATCCACAGAGCTTTGAGGCAACACATCGTGAACTGCATCTAGAGAATGACTTCTCAGATGACATCTACTTACATGGATACGTCGATCGTCTTGACGTTGCACCGACTGGTGAAGTTCGAATCGTTGACTATAAAACAGGTAAAGCTCCCAAGCCTGGTTGGGAAGAGAAAGCCCTGTTTCAACTGCGCGTGTATGCCCTTCTCTATTTTAAGACTCACAATGTTCTCCCCCGACTGTTGCAATTGATCTATTTGGGTGATGGAAAAGTTGTTAAAAGCACACCGACCTTGACTGATCTTGCCTCAACAGAAAAGGTCCTCAAGCGTGTAGCGAGTGACATCTTTGCCTCAATTGATAAGGATTACTGGCCGCCGAAACCGAGTCGCCTATGCGATTGGTGCTATTTCAAAACAATCTGTCCTGCACACACAAGTTAA
- a CDS encoding 5'-3' exonuclease — translation MTLMLLDSASLWYRAYYGMPDTLTGPDGTPVNAIRGYIDMTSRLLSVYKPNRLVACLDGDWRPSWRVELFPDYKANRLEEEGDEEEEPETLTPQIPILLDLLDLFGIPVVGVDDYEADDVMATYAETEKGPIRIVTGDRDLFQMVDDKRDIKVVYLAKGISQHDLVDYAYVANKYAIPGDRYALFAMFRGDPSDGLPGVKGIGEKGAALIANNFATVDEALAGAHAAHELLPPALAKKIIAGSDYLKIAPTVVQVARNAPLPQVDLAMPKAPKDLSEIYQFKERYGLGASVDRLISALGW, via the coding sequence ATGACATTAATGCTTCTAGATAGCGCATCCCTTTGGTATCGCGCTTATTACGGAATGCCGGACACATTAACCGGACCTGATGGAACTCCTGTTAACGCTATTCGTGGCTACATCGACATGACTTCACGTTTGTTATCAGTCTATAAACCCAATCGCTTGGTTGCTTGTCTTGATGGAGATTGGCGTCCTAGTTGGAGAGTGGAACTTTTCCCAGATTACAAAGCAAATCGTTTAGAAGAAGAGGGCGATGAGGAGGAAGAGCCTGAAACTCTCACGCCGCAAATTCCTATTCTCTTGGACTTGTTAGACCTCTTTGGCATACCTGTTGTGGGCGTTGATGACTATGAAGCAGATGATGTGATGGCAACGTATGCTGAAACTGAAAAGGGTCCAATTCGAATTGTTACTGGCGATAGAGATCTGTTTCAGATGGTGGATGATAAGCGCGATATTAAGGTTGTGTATTTAGCAAAGGGTATTTCGCAACACGATTTAGTTGATTACGCCTACGTTGCAAATAAGTATGCGATTCCGGGGGACCGCTATGCATTATTTGCGATGTTTCGTGGTGATCCATCCGATGGCTTGCCAGGCGTAAAAGGTATTGGCGAAAAAGGCGCTGCGCTTATTGCCAACAATTTTGCAACAGTTGATGAAGCCCTTGCCGGTGCACACGCTGCCCATGAATTATTGCCTCCCGCACTAGCTAAAAAGATTATCGCTGGCTCGGACTATTTGAAGATAGCTCCAACAGTTGTTCAGGTTGCTCGCAATGCACCACTTCCACAGGTTGATCTAGCTATGCCTAAAGCTCCCAAAGATCTATCAGAGATTTATCAATTCAAGGAACGCTATGGATTAGGTGCCAGCGTTGATCGTTTGATCAGTGCATTAGGTTGGTAA
- the tatC gene encoding twin-arginine translocase subunit TatC, with the protein MASVNEARMPLLDHLRELRKRVLRSAIAVLVAFGGGWYFYDSIIVTLAKPVCDLEAAQQSGAASCGALYISGVLGPLDLQIKVALLTGIIVSAPFWLYQLWAFIAPALHRKERRTSVLFVASATPFFAMGATLGYLILPVAIKALFGFTPNSISNLVRFDDYLDFVLRLILFVGLAFELPIFLLTFNLIGFLRGKTILKPWRIWIFTIFFFVAALSPTADPLSMVLLSGPLILFYFMAGLIAVVVDRRRDKKADSVETGSSAIGAPTSIKE; encoded by the coding sequence ATGGCATCTGTTAACGAAGCACGGATGCCCCTTCTAGACCACTTACGCGAACTGCGCAAACGAGTTCTTCGTTCTGCGATTGCAGTGTTGGTTGCATTTGGTGGAGGGTGGTATTTCTACGATTCAATCATTGTCACCCTGGCTAAACCAGTATGCGATTTAGAAGCTGCCCAGCAATCAGGGGCGGCTAGTTGTGGTGCTCTCTACATCAGCGGTGTTCTTGGTCCACTAGATTTGCAGATCAAGGTTGCATTACTTACCGGCATCATTGTTTCAGCTCCGTTTTGGCTTTATCAGTTGTGGGCCTTTATCGCTCCAGCTCTTCATAGAAAAGAAAGACGAACGAGCGTTTTGTTCGTTGCATCTGCGACTCCATTTTTTGCGATGGGTGCCACTCTTGGGTACTTAATTCTTCCAGTTGCGATTAAGGCTCTTTTCGGTTTTACTCCGAATTCAATTAGCAACTTAGTCAGATTTGATGATTACTTAGATTTCGTCTTAAGACTTATTCTTTTCGTTGGACTTGCATTCGAACTACCAATTTTCCTTCTAACATTTAATTTGATTGGATTCCTTCGCGGTAAAACAATTTTGAAACCTTGGAGAATTTGGATTTTCACTATCTTCTTCTTTGTTGCAGCGTTATCTCCAACTGCAGATCCCTTAAGCATGGTCCTCTTATCTGGACCCTTGATTCTTTTCTACTTCATGGCTGGGTTAATAGCAGTAGTGGTGGATCGGCGACGCGATAAGAAAGCTGATTCTGTCGAAACGGGTAGTTCTGCGATTGGCGCACCAACATCTATTAAGGAATAG